In Bacillota bacterium, the following proteins share a genomic window:
- the murJ gene encoding murein biosynthesis integral membrane protein MurJ: protein MKKEQLFKAAGIIAGASILSKILGFFRETALAAVFGATRATDAYLVASIIPWMLFSVVSMALTTTLIPVFTHRVHEEGEEAGRRFINTLLNFVFIFCLVMVGLGLLGTPLMIRLVAPGFQGETFELAVSLTRVLLPMMIFFGLAAIVTGYLQGQEKFTWPAIVGIPFNIIMILAILFGGKYFGITAAAVGTVLATLSQLLVMAPGLKRTRFQYRFLLDWRDPGFRQVGKLIVPILLATGAGQLGLIVDRMLASQLAEGSIAALNFGSRLTQLPLGIFVMAVTTVLYPTFSRCAAARDFPGLRRALVGGVRISLFLTIPMAVGLIILREPIVRVLFERGAFDPPATAMTAYAVLFFGIGLIPMALRDVISRVYFGLQDTVTPMLLGLGAVAVNIVLNFLLIKPLAHGGLALATSLASFFAVMVLFEFLRRRLGGLGGKEILDCAWRVSVAAGVMGFGVAGIWSVLGSFGTSRGFFAEAGALALAIGAGAGIYGLTSFFLGLPEVGLFLDFGRRAGGRILSFNGRFIRSANRCSRSHP, encoded by the coding sequence GTGAAAAAAGAGCAGTTGTTCAAGGCGGCGGGAATCATTGCGGGAGCTTCGATTTTGAGCAAGATCTTGGGCTTTTTCCGGGAGACGGCCCTGGCCGCCGTTTTTGGAGCGACGCGGGCGACCGATGCCTACCTCGTGGCCTCAATCATCCCCTGGATGCTCTTTTCTGTCGTCAGCATGGCTTTAACAACCACCCTGATTCCTGTTTTTACTCACCGTGTCCACGAAGAAGGGGAGGAGGCAGGCCGGCGCTTTATTAACACGCTGCTTAACTTTGTTTTCATTTTTTGCCTGGTGATGGTGGGACTGGGGCTGCTGGGAACCCCTTTGATGATCCGGTTGGTAGCTCCGGGCTTTCAAGGAGAAACCTTTGAGCTGGCCGTTTCCCTGACCCGGGTGCTCCTTCCCATGATGATCTTCTTCGGTTTGGCTGCAATAGTAACTGGGTACCTGCAAGGGCAGGAAAAGTTCACCTGGCCTGCGATTGTAGGGATTCCCTTCAATATCATCATGATTTTAGCGATTCTTTTCGGCGGGAAATACTTCGGAATCACGGCCGCGGCGGTGGGAACCGTCCTGGCCACGCTGAGCCAGTTGCTGGTGATGGCGCCGGGGTTAAAAAGAACCCGTTTTCAGTACAGGTTTCTTTTAGACTGGCGCGATCCCGGTTTTCGACAGGTCGGGAAACTGATCGTCCCCATCCTTCTTGCGACGGGGGCCGGCCAGCTCGGTTTAATTGTGGACCGGATGCTGGCCTCGCAGCTTGCGGAAGGAAGCATTGCGGCCTTAAATTTCGGGAGCCGGCTCACCCAACTCCCTTTGGGAATTTTTGTGATGGCGGTAACTACCGTTCTCTATCCCACCTTTTCCCGGTGTGCGGCGGCCCGGGATTTTCCTGGCCTGCGCCGCGCCCTGGTCGGAGGGGTCCGGATCAGCCTCTTCCTCACCATCCCAATGGCCGTTGGTTTAATCATACTCAGGGAGCCCATCGTGCGGGTCCTTTTTGAGCGGGGCGCCTTTGACCCCCCTGCCACTGCCATGACCGCGTACGCCGTTCTCTTTTTTGGAATCGGGCTCATACCGATGGCACTAAGAGATGTGATCAGCCGGGTCTACTTCGGGCTGCAGGATACCGTGACTCCCATGCTGCTTGGCTTGGGTGCGGTTGCCGTGAATATTGTTCTGAATTTCCTGTTGATTAAACCTCTCGCCCACGGCGGGCTCGCTCTGGCAACCTCCCTGGCCTCGTTTTTTGCGGTTATGGTTCTCTTTGAATTTTTAAGGCGGCGGCTCGGGGGTCTGGGTGGTAAAGAAATCTTAGATTGCGCCTGGCGTGTGAGCGTTGCCGCCGGAGTGATGGGTTTCGGAGTTGCCGGGATCTGGAGCGTTCTTGGCAGCTTCGGTACAAGCCGGGGCTTTTTTGCAGAGGCGGGCGCCCTTGCCCTCGCGATCGGCGCGGGCGCCGGAATCTACGGGCTCACCTCCTTTTTCCTGGGTTTGCCAGAAGTAGGTCTTTTCCTCGATTTTGGCCGGCGTGCCGGGGGACGCATCCTTTCCTTTAACGGGCGGTTCATCCGGTCCGCGAACCGCTGTTCACGTTCGCACCCTTAA
- the fbp gene encoding fructose-1,6-bisphosphate aldolase/phosphatase, with product MGKMITLSVIKADVGGFVGHSNVHPELLEKARGLLAGNPLVIDSYVTHVGDDINLIITHEAGRNNGEIHELAWNVFVACTEVAKKLKLYGAGQDLLADAFSGNIKGMGPGIAEMQFEERASEPVIILMADKTEPGAWNLPLYKIFADPFNTIGLVIDPKMHCGFNFEVRDLIEGKKITFSAPEEIYDMLVFIGAPGRYCIKRIFHKETGEIAAVSSTQRLNLMAGRYVGKDDPVCIIRCQSGFPAVGEVLEPFACPHLVSGWMRGSHSGPLMPVGLADAHPTRFDGPPRVIALGFQLNEGKLVGPLDLFADPAFDRARELANTIADYIRRLGPFEPHRLHLDEMEYTTMPLVMQKLKDRFISLRKSKETAAPAAIR from the coding sequence ATGGGGAAGATGATAACACTTTCCGTAATCAAGGCAGATGTAGGCGGTTTCGTCGGTCATTCCAATGTTCACCCCGAACTCCTTGAAAAAGCGCGCGGGTTACTCGCGGGGAATCCCTTGGTGATCGATTCTTACGTAACCCACGTGGGAGATGACATCAACCTGATCATTACCCATGAAGCCGGGCGAAACAACGGCGAAATACATGAGCTTGCCTGGAATGTTTTCGTCGCCTGCACTGAAGTCGCCAAAAAATTAAAACTCTACGGGGCCGGGCAGGATCTCCTGGCCGATGCCTTTTCCGGAAACATCAAAGGGATGGGTCCCGGAATTGCAGAAATGCAGTTTGAAGAAAGGGCGAGTGAACCGGTTATAATCCTGATGGCCGATAAAACGGAGCCGGGGGCCTGGAACCTGCCGCTCTATAAGATCTTTGCCGATCCCTTCAACACCATCGGCCTCGTGATTGACCCCAAAATGCACTGCGGGTTCAACTTCGAAGTCAGGGACCTGATTGAGGGCAAGAAGATCACCTTCTCCGCCCCCGAAGAAATCTACGACATGCTGGTCTTTATCGGGGCGCCCGGACGGTACTGCATCAAAAGAATTTTTCACAAAGAAACAGGAGAAATCGCCGCGGTCTCCAGCACCCAAAGGCTCAACCTGATGGCCGGGCGCTATGTCGGCAAGGACGATCCGGTTTGCATCATCCGGTGCCAGAGCGGGTTTCCGGCAGTAGGAGAGGTTTTAGAGCCTTTCGCTTGCCCTCACCTGGTTTCCGGCTGGATGCGGGGTTCCCACAGCGGCCCCTTGATGCCCGTTGGTCTTGCAGATGCCCACCCGACGCGTTTTGACGGCCCACCCCGCGTGATTGCCCTGGGATTTCAGCTCAATGAAGGAAAGCTGGTCGGTCCCCTTGACCTTTTTGCCGATCCTGCCTTCGACCGGGCGCGGGAACTGGCCAACACCATCGCCGATTACATCCGCCGCCTGGGGCCCTTCGAACCGCACCGCCTCCATTTAGACGAAATGGAGTACACCACGATGCCTCTCGTGATGCAGAAACTCAAGGACCGCTTCATCAGCCTCCGAAAATCAAAAGAAACCGCGGCTCCCGCCGCAATCCGCTAA
- a CDS encoding response regulator transcription factor — protein sequence MQPLILVVDDDHKITALLRRSLHHAGYRVREAHGGWEALEAAAAVKPDLVILDLMLPDLDGLEVCRRLRGEGDALILLLTARDEVSDRVRGLDSGADDYLVKPFVLEELLARVRALLRRRCPETDRVLSFSDLSLNPATREVRRGARLLDLTNKEYELLLLFLSNPRRVLSKDEIMEKIWGYDYSGESNVLEVYIGYLRNKLESSGEKRLLYTVRGVGYVLKD from the coding sequence ATGCAGCCCTTGATTTTAGTTGTAGACGACGATCATAAGATAACCGCTCTCCTGCGGCGCAGTTTGCACCATGCAGGATACCGGGTACGGGAGGCGCACGGCGGCTGGGAGGCTCTGGAGGCTGCTGCTGCGGTAAAGCCCGATCTGGTAATCCTTGACCTGATGCTGCCCGATCTCGACGGTCTCGAGGTTTGCCGCCGCCTGCGGGGGGAGGGGGATGCCTTGATTTTGCTCCTCACTGCGAGAGACGAGGTTTCCGACCGCGTTCGGGGTCTGGACAGCGGGGCGGACGATTATCTGGTCAAGCCTTTTGTGCTTGAAGAACTCCTTGCGCGGGTGCGTGCTCTTTTACGGCGCCGTTGTCCTGAAACAGACAGGGTACTCTCCTTTTCCGACCTGAGTTTAAACCCGGCCACCCGGGAAGTGCGCCGGGGTGCAAGACTCCTGGATCTTACAAACAAAGAGTACGAGCTTTTGCTTTTGTTTCTTTCAAACCCGCGCCGTGTGCTGTCGAAGGACGAGATCATGGAAAAGATCTGGGGTTACGATTACAGCGGGGAATCCAACGTCCTGGAGGTTTACATCGGCTACCTGCGAAATAAATTGGAAAGCAGCGGAGAAAAGCGTCTTCTTTATACGGTGCGTGGGGTCGGATATGTCCTCAAAGATTAA